In a genomic window of Occallatibacter riparius:
- the fliF gene encoding flagellar basal-body MS-ring/collar protein FliF produces MATETQLQKSAPAIPGNVPLGAGLGAIWTRSRIAWAGMQPKQRIWAVISLTLAAAFLGFLSWYALRTDWRVLYADLDSEDARQIVQELTAAQITFEVAETGGIVRVPAAQLDKARLATSAKGGVKSGRMGFELFDKPNWVGSEFDEQVNYQRALEGELEHTVASLADVESARVHLVMAHDSLFREQERPAKASVVLKLRHRSLADGEPESIRNLVASAVDGLTSDRVVLVDAAGHLPLGPKTPDALRLSAEQALEEKLIATLEPVTGTGNVRASVTLDYDPTAAEQTDEVYKPDQTVTLSMQRTEQTSGPQPVAAGVPGTASNAPNSQTLPVYPHESTPPQSAKSESSTYGASKSVRHTSEAPGRVRRMTAAIVVNDRLVQVQSKNKPALWQPRSADEIRNLTALAQAAVGFDQQRGDMLTVQDLAFDDNRSPEPISPVTRALQQAESSPVLIKCVALVIGLLVLVTFGLRPAMRRATVKEDKKVKPEKTPELAAQASSQAVLATPEQALLDPERQRVQELLDQVAGAVKKQPAQSSRLLQSWIHSD; encoded by the coding sequence ATGGCAACGGAGACACAGCTGCAGAAGAGCGCGCCGGCAATTCCCGGCAATGTCCCGCTGGGAGCGGGACTCGGCGCCATCTGGACGCGCAGCCGGATTGCGTGGGCGGGCATGCAGCCAAAGCAGCGGATCTGGGCCGTCATTTCGCTCACCCTTGCAGCCGCGTTTCTCGGCTTTCTCAGCTGGTATGCGCTTCGCACCGACTGGCGCGTCCTCTACGCCGACCTCGACTCCGAAGATGCGCGTCAGATTGTCCAGGAACTCACCGCCGCTCAGATCACCTTTGAAGTCGCAGAGACCGGCGGCATCGTCCGTGTGCCCGCGGCACAGCTTGACAAGGCGCGCCTGGCAACCTCGGCGAAGGGCGGTGTGAAGAGCGGACGCATGGGCTTCGAGCTCTTCGACAAGCCCAACTGGGTCGGCTCGGAGTTCGATGAACAGGTGAACTACCAGCGCGCTCTTGAGGGCGAACTCGAGCACACCGTAGCGTCCCTCGCTGACGTCGAGTCTGCCCGCGTCCACCTGGTCATGGCGCACGATTCGCTCTTTCGCGAGCAGGAGCGGCCAGCCAAGGCCTCGGTAGTCCTCAAGCTCCGCCATCGCAGCCTCGCCGACGGCGAGCCCGAGTCCATCCGCAACCTCGTAGCCTCTGCCGTCGACGGCCTCACGTCCGATCGCGTTGTGCTGGTTGATGCAGCAGGCCATCTTCCTCTCGGGCCCAAGACTCCTGATGCTCTGCGCCTCAGCGCCGAACAGGCTCTCGAAGAGAAGCTGATCGCAACGCTCGAACCTGTCACCGGCACCGGCAACGTGCGTGCCTCCGTCACGCTTGACTACGATCCCACCGCCGCCGAGCAGACTGACGAAGTTTACAAACCGGATCAGACCGTGACGCTCTCGATGCAGCGCACCGAGCAGACCTCGGGCCCGCAGCCGGTCGCGGCGGGCGTTCCGGGCACGGCCTCCAATGCGCCGAACTCGCAGACACTGCCGGTCTATCCTCACGAATCCACGCCACCGCAGTCGGCGAAAAGCGAGTCCAGCACCTACGGCGCATCGAAATCCGTGCGCCACACCAGCGAGGCGCCGGGGCGCGTTCGCCGCATGACGGCCGCCATCGTCGTCAACGACCGACTGGTGCAGGTCCAGTCGAAGAACAAGCCGGCCTTGTGGCAGCCACGCTCCGCAGACGAGATTCGCAATCTGACCGCGCTGGCACAGGCCGCGGTGGGATTCGATCAGCAGCGCGGCGACATGTTGACGGTGCAGGACCTTGCCTTCGATGACAATCGCTCGCCCGAACCAATATCGCCCGTAACCCGTGCGCTGCAGCAGGCGGAATCCTCGCCGGTGCTGATCAAATGTGTAGCTCTGGTAATCGGCTTGCTGGTGCTCGTCACCTTCGGCCTGCGCCCCGCCATGAGAAGAGCCACCGTAAAGGAAGACAAGAAGGTCAAACCTGAGAAGACTCCCGAGTTGGCTGCACAGGCATCCTCGCAGGCGGTGCTTGCGACGCCCGAGCAGGCGCTCCTTGACCCTGAACGGCAGCGGGTGCAGGAACTTCTCGACCAGGTTGCAGGAGCAGTGAAGAAACAGCCGGCGCAGAGCTCGCGTCTGCTGCAGAGTTGGATTCATTCCGATTAA
- the fliE gene encoding flagellar hook-basal body complex protein FliE, translating into MATGIQAISNLASSSATPIANSIAPSTPAAESAAPFSNLMRDAVGEVDSLQAQAQAAVTGLMTGTGVDVHTAMIATEKASMAFELALAVRNKAVQAYQQVMSMQF; encoded by the coding sequence ATGGCGACAGGTATCCAGGCAATTTCGAATCTGGCATCGAGCTCGGCCACGCCAATCGCGAATTCAATTGCGCCGTCAACTCCGGCTGCCGAAAGCGCCGCGCCCTTCTCGAATCTCATGCGGGATGCAGTCGGCGAGGTCGATTCGCTGCAGGCGCAGGCGCAGGCAGCGGTCACGGGCTTGATGACCGGCACCGGCGTCGATGTGCACACGGCGATGATTGCCACTGAAAAGGCGAGCATGGCGTTCGAGCTTGCGCTGGCAGTGCGCAACAAGGCCGTACAGGCCTATCAGCAGGTAATGAGCATGCAGTTCTGA
- the flgC gene encoding flagellar basal body rod protein FlgC, with the protein MNLFGLMEASGSAMQAERVRAEVVAANMANAETTRTESGGPYRRQHVVFEANAKATSFADVLGNSTSGSVASNLLPLGTAPNKAAGGVHIAGVVQDPASPLKRYDPGHPDAGPDGYVAYPDINPLTEMVDLMSATRAYGLNGSAVQAEKGMITAALDIAKG; encoded by the coding sequence ATGAACCTGTTCGGATTGATGGAAGCCTCAGGCAGCGCGATGCAGGCCGAGCGCGTACGCGCTGAGGTCGTCGCAGCCAACATGGCGAACGCCGAAACCACGCGCACCGAATCGGGCGGACCTTACCGTCGCCAGCATGTGGTCTTTGAAGCCAATGCGAAGGCGACGTCCTTTGCCGACGTTCTCGGCAACAGCACGAGCGGCTCGGTCGCCTCCAACCTGCTTCCGTTGGGCACCGCGCCGAACAAGGCAGCGGGCGGCGTGCACATCGCGGGCGTGGTGCAGGATCCTGCATCGCCGTTGAAGCGCTACGATCCCGGCCATCCCGATGCAGGGCCCGATGGCTATGTCGCGTATCCAGACATTAATCCGCTCACAGAGATGGTCGATCTGATGAGCGCGACCCGTGCATACGGTCTGAACGGATCGGCTGTGCAGGCGGAGAAGGGCATGATCACTGCGGCTCTTGACATTGCGAAGGGCTGA
- a CDS encoding flagellar basal body rod protein FlgB: MHIESIMSDQLTRYLDVATTQAKLTAQNMANVDTPGYRAMGIDFEAEMRRMLGDGPTAAAPAQAGLEDGLVARPDGNNVSMDRESLNLAEAQLRYRTGITLLKQQYQMTMDAIHADNGK; encoded by the coding sequence ATGCATATCGAAAGCATCATGAGCGATCAGTTGACCCGCTACCTCGATGTGGCGACGACCCAGGCCAAGCTGACCGCGCAGAACATGGCGAATGTCGATACGCCCGGCTACCGCGCCATGGGCATCGACTTTGAAGCCGAGATGCGCCGCATGCTCGGCGATGGGCCCACAGCAGCTGCCCCCGCACAGGCCGGGCTTGAGGACGGCCTTGTCGCGCGCCCGGATGGCAACAACGTTTCAATGGATCGCGAAAGCCTCAATCTCGCCGAAGCGCAGTTACGCTATCGCACCGGCATCACCCTGCTCAAGCAGCAGTACCAGATGACCATGGACGCGATCCACGCGGATAACGGCAAGTGA
- a CDS encoding sigma-54-dependent transcriptional regulator, with translation MALPVPVSVLMPPSPTRMRARTAIIASADASFRQRLQQRLTGLRWQIREAETGAQAWAAAETSSPEAVIVDSWLPDLDVVEFLREFRGSFPRVDVLTSEAGGSSDGPRSPYRQELLYALRMCQDTDTAAWNTACDLGDGPAPQVTAETKKPPAIVQPERVLAQAAEEPEAAPRPVLLAPPLATTRREAPAIERLPELIGNASCMLEISRRIRLVAPRSTPVLIEGPTGSGKELVAEALHRLSTRSRKPFIALNCAAIPEALLEAELFGHTRGAFTGAVQGRMGRIEAADGGTLFLDEIGEMPLSLQSKLLRFVECGELQRVGDNETVKVDVRIIAATHRPLAKHAGEGTFRSDLYYRLAVFLIRTPALADHIDDLPLLVNHFLEKLGRTEPVKRIDAGAMSTLKEHAWPGNVRELEHVLERAAILAGDCCEITTYEIDFGLPAN, from the coding sequence GTGGCCTTACCTGTTCCTGTCTCCGTCCTCATGCCTCCCTCGCCCACGCGCATGCGTGCACGCACCGCTATCATCGCGAGCGCCGACGCCAGCTTCCGTCAGCGCCTACAGCAGAGACTCACCGGCCTGCGCTGGCAGATACGGGAAGCAGAAACCGGCGCTCAGGCATGGGCCGCGGCCGAAACCTCATCACCTGAAGCTGTCATCGTCGATTCATGGCTTCCCGACCTTGATGTGGTGGAGTTCCTGCGCGAGTTTCGCGGTTCGTTTCCGCGCGTAGATGTGCTGACGTCAGAGGCCGGCGGCTCAAGCGATGGACCGCGCAGTCCTTACCGGCAGGAACTTCTCTACGCACTGCGCATGTGTCAGGACACCGATACCGCCGCATGGAATACCGCCTGCGATCTCGGCGACGGGCCAGCGCCACAGGTCACTGCGGAAACCAAGAAGCCGCCCGCGATTGTTCAGCCCGAGCGCGTTCTGGCGCAGGCGGCCGAAGAGCCCGAAGCTGCTCCGCGCCCTGTGCTGCTCGCACCACCGCTTGCAACGACTCGTCGCGAAGCTCCCGCCATCGAGCGCCTGCCTGAACTGATTGGCAATGCGTCCTGCATGCTTGAAATCAGCCGCCGCATCCGCCTGGTCGCACCGCGTTCCACCCCCGTGCTGATCGAAGGTCCCACGGGCTCCGGCAAGGAGCTCGTGGCCGAAGCTCTGCATCGCCTGTCCACGCGCAGCCGCAAACCGTTTATTGCGCTCAATTGCGCGGCCATTCCTGAAGCGCTGCTTGAAGCGGAACTCTTCGGCCATACTCGCGGCGCATTTACAGGTGCGGTCCAGGGGCGCATGGGACGCATTGAAGCCGCCGACGGCGGCACGCTCTTTCTCGATGAGATCGGAGAGATGCCGCTGAGCCTGCAATCGAAGCTGCTGCGCTTCGTGGAATGCGGCGAGTTGCAGCGCGTCGGCGACAACGAAACCGTCAAGGTGGATGTGCGCATCATAGCCGCGACCCACCGGCCGCTGGCCAAGCACGCCGGTGAAGGCACATTCCGCTCCGACCTCTACTACCGGCTGGCAGTATTTCTCATTCGCACACCGGCGCTAGCCGATCACATTGACGATCTGCCGCTGCTGGTCAACCACTTCCTCGAAAAGCTCGGCCGCACGGAGCCGGTGAAGCGCATCGACGCTGGCGCGATGTCAACTCTGAAAGAGCATGCCTGGCCGGGCAATGTCCGCGAACTCGAACACGTGCTGGAGCGCGCCGCCATTCTCGCGGGCGACTGCTGCGAGATCACGACCTATGAAATCGACTTCGGCCTTCCGGCGAATTGA
- a CDS encoding response regulator transcription factor encodes MRLLIAEDDRALGLFLTRGLEADGHRVRVAMDGASAAEAFRQDLPDLTILDLNLPVKDGELVLEEMRAVNDELPVLVLTARQEVETRVRCLDRGADDLMTKPFSLHELRARCRALLRRKREARLLLRAGDLELDRMEHSARRNGECVTLTNKEFALLEHLMLNRGQCVSRVELLDSVWRMEPAQTTNIVDVYINYLRRKLKDPAPGHLIRTVRGQGYLVPSEAELGAFVAAIPSGIQNAGLPIVQVH; translated from the coding sequence ATGAGGCTGCTGATTGCAGAAGATGATCGAGCACTTGGATTGTTCCTGACCCGCGGACTTGAAGCCGATGGCCACCGCGTACGGGTAGCCATGGACGGCGCCAGCGCCGCAGAAGCATTTCGCCAGGATCTGCCCGATCTCACCATTCTCGACCTCAACCTGCCCGTGAAAGACGGCGAGCTGGTCCTCGAAGAGATGCGCGCTGTAAATGACGAACTGCCCGTGCTCGTTCTGACCGCGCGGCAGGAAGTGGAAACGCGTGTGCGCTGCCTTGACCGCGGCGCTGACGATCTGATGACCAAGCCGTTCAGCCTTCATGAACTCCGTGCGCGTTGTCGCGCACTGCTGCGGCGCAAGAGGGAAGCGCGCCTTCTGCTGCGCGCCGGCGACCTGGAACTGGACCGCATGGAGCACAGCGCGCGCCGCAATGGCGAATGCGTGACCCTCACCAACAAGGAATTCGCGCTGCTCGAGCACCTGATGCTCAATCGCGGCCAGTGCGTCTCCCGCGTCGAACTTCTCGACTCGGTCTGGCGCATGGAGCCGGCGCAGACCACCAACATCGTCGATGTCTACATCAACTATCTTCGCCGTAAGCTCAAGGATCCGGCGCCGGGCCACCTGATTCGCACGGTGCGCGGCCAGGGCTACCTGGTCCCCTCCGAAGCCGAACTCGGTGCTTTTGTTGCCGCTATCCCGTCCGGCATACAGAACGCTGGACTTCCCATCGTCCAGGTTCATTGA
- a CDS encoding GGDEF domain-containing protein, giving the protein MISIRKYLDGPEAVAVTPAPETRNRRSTLEVAAVYLDAYRSALTDFGRCSVDVCASTGAPLENSLVRTSDGLASSRSADLVAASAAQVRACLKEWSHNTARHFQQKAAEVKQILLAMAQTTAAVTQRDQRCTDQLTSITTSLQRITSLDDISAMRRAIEHNAANLKASIDRMQVEGRAVLDQMQAKVAAFETKLQEAEDFAACDPLTHLRNRLYLEDQLAQRISAGSRFCVAILDIDGFKSVNDTHGHVLGDELLKHFAAELRSACRSSDIVGRWGGDEFLVLLDCGIDNAQAQIDRAVKWACGNYTVQGTEGPVKLTVGASVGLAEFAAPESMKELLDRADAAMYQNKRAGRPPTKIA; this is encoded by the coding sequence ATGATCTCCATCCGCAAATACCTCGATGGACCGGAAGCAGTCGCTGTCACCCCTGCCCCTGAGACACGCAACCGCCGCTCAACACTGGAGGTCGCCGCTGTCTACCTTGATGCTTACCGCTCCGCGCTTACTGATTTCGGTCGATGCAGCGTGGATGTCTGTGCTTCGACCGGAGCCCCGCTTGAGAACAGCCTGGTGCGTACCTCGGATGGGCTGGCTTCCTCGCGCTCCGCAGATCTGGTCGCCGCCAGCGCCGCGCAGGTGCGTGCGTGTCTTAAGGAATGGTCGCACAACACCGCGCGTCACTTTCAGCAGAAAGCAGCAGAAGTAAAACAGATCCTGCTTGCAATGGCGCAGACCACCGCGGCGGTCACGCAGCGCGACCAGAGATGCACTGACCAATTGACATCCATCACCACCAGCCTGCAGCGCATCACCTCGCTCGATGACATCAGCGCCATGCGGCGAGCTATCGAGCACAACGCGGCCAATCTCAAGGCATCCATCGATCGGATGCAGGTCGAGGGTCGCGCCGTCCTTGACCAGATGCAGGCCAAGGTCGCCGCATTCGAGACCAAACTCCAGGAGGCGGAAGATTTCGCCGCGTGCGACCCGCTGACTCATCTTCGCAACCGGCTCTATCTCGAAGACCAATTGGCGCAGCGCATCTCTGCCGGCTCGCGCTTCTGCGTGGCCATCCTCGACATCGACGGATTCAAATCGGTCAACGATACGCACGGCCATGTTCTGGGAGATGAATTGCTCAAACACTTCGCCGCAGAACTGCGCTCCGCCTGCCGATCTTCGGATATCGTCGGCCGCTGGGGCGGCGACGAATTCCTGGTGTTGCTTGACTGCGGCATAGACAATGCCCAGGCGCAGATCGACCGCGCCGTCAAATGGGCGTGCGGCAACTATACAGTGCAGGGAACCGAAGGGCCCGTGAAACTGACGGTTGGCGCCTCCGTGGGTCTTGCGGAGTTCGCTGCGCCTGAATCCATGAAAGAGCTACTCGACCGCGCTGACGCCGCCATGTACCAGAACAAGCGCGCCGGCCGCCCTCCCACCAAAATCGCGTAA
- a CDS encoding rhodanese-like domain-containing protein, translating to MLDYEISATETAELMRNKQARLIDVREPWEFETAHIDGSMLIPMGDVPARAHQEFDPDEHLVILCHHGQRSLNVTVWLRNQGFENVQSLRGGIDAWSIQIDPTISRY from the coding sequence ATGCTGGACTATGAAATCTCCGCGACCGAAACCGCTGAACTAATGCGTAACAAGCAGGCCCGTCTCATTGATGTGCGCGAGCCATGGGAGTTTGAGACCGCTCATATTGACGGCAGTATGCTGATTCCCATGGGCGACGTCCCAGCGCGCGCTCATCAGGAGTTCGATCCCGATGAGCACCTGGTCATTCTCTGCCATCACGGCCAGCGATCGCTGAATGTGACGGTGTGGCTGCGCAATCAGGGATTTGAGAATGTGCAATCTCTACGCGGCGGCATCGACGCATGGTCCATCCAAATCGACCCCACAATCTCACGCTATTGA
- a CDS encoding tannase/feruloyl esterase family alpha/beta hydrolase: MRIFRACVLISGMMLATGAAWAADCASLKSLKLEATDIVSAETVTSGTVEDAGVQGLPAFCRLRGIMRPSADSKIDFEVWLPEKDWNGRLLGSGNGGFAGSFSYEQMAGYLMRGFVVSGTDTGHDANGTDATWAFGHPEKVKDFGWRAIHLAAERSKQIVSAYYGKPQQKSYFDACSDGGREALMEAERFPADYDGILAGAPAYAWSTLLASGVPAMQALGDPKAYISSLKLPAIQKAALDACDESDGLKDGIIADPNQCHFDPQVLLCKGEERRECLTQPQIDALRMLYTGAKDKSGKQWGHGFTPGDEPAWKNWITGEDPEASAFASFVRNDFRYLVTGDPKWNGLTADPDAMLKLSHENTAADLDSTDPDLAKFAARGGKLILYHGWNDPAIAPGFTIDYYKQVQQTMGADKADSFVRLYMVPGMEHCLGGPGASAFGQLGIPAGKGPQFGLFDSLVNWVEKGALDEEVVASKFERQAAKEAPKAALTRPLCTYPKVAKYKGSGDSNDAANFACVAP, encoded by the coding sequence ATGCGGATATTTCGTGCGTGCGTACTGATAAGCGGAATGATGCTGGCCACGGGAGCGGCCTGGGCCGCGGATTGTGCCAGCCTCAAGAGCCTCAAGCTTGAAGCAACAGACATCGTTTCAGCCGAAACCGTGACCTCTGGAACAGTCGAAGACGCCGGTGTGCAAGGTCTGCCCGCGTTCTGCCGCCTGCGCGGAATCATGCGTCCCTCCGCAGACTCGAAGATCGACTTCGAGGTCTGGCTTCCTGAAAAGGACTGGAACGGACGCCTGCTGGGCTCGGGCAACGGCGGCTTTGCCGGCTCGTTCAGCTACGAGCAGATGGCCGGTTATCTGATGCGCGGATTCGTGGTCAGCGGCACTGACACCGGCCATGATGCCAACGGCACCGATGCGACCTGGGCCTTCGGCCACCCTGAGAAGGTCAAGGACTTCGGCTGGCGCGCCATCCATCTCGCTGCCGAGCGCTCTAAGCAGATTGTCAGCGCCTACTACGGCAAGCCGCAGCAGAAGTCCTACTTCGATGCGTGCTCCGACGGGGGCCGCGAGGCGCTGATGGAAGCCGAGCGTTTTCCCGCGGATTACGACGGCATCCTTGCGGGCGCTCCCGCCTATGCGTGGTCCACGCTTCTGGCCTCCGGCGTCCCGGCGATGCAGGCACTCGGCGACCCGAAGGCCTACATTTCGTCGCTCAAGCTTCCGGCAATTCAGAAAGCCGCTCTCGATGCATGCGATGAGTCGGACGGCTTGAAGGACGGCATCATTGCCGATCCGAATCAATGTCACTTCGACCCGCAGGTGCTCCTATGCAAGGGCGAAGAAAGGCGCGAGTGCCTCACGCAACCTCAGATCGATGCACTGCGCATGCTCTACACCGGCGCAAAGGACAAGAGCGGCAAGCAGTGGGGCCATGGCTTCACGCCGGGTGACGAGCCCGCGTGGAAAAACTGGATCACCGGCGAAGATCCCGAAGCATCTGCCTTTGCCAGCTTCGTCCGCAATGATTTTCGCTACCTGGTCACGGGCGATCCGAAGTGGAACGGACTTACGGCGGACCCCGATGCCATGCTGAAGCTCTCGCACGAAAATACGGCAGCCGATCTCGATTCGACCGACCCGGACCTGGCCAAGTTCGCAGCGCGCGGCGGCAAGCTGATTCTCTATCATGGCTGGAACGATCCAGCCATCGCGCCCGGCTTCACCATCGACTACTACAAGCAGGTGCAGCAGACGATGGGCGCAGACAAGGCCGACTCGTTCGTGCGCCTTTACATGGTTCCCGGCATGGAGCACTGCCTCGGCGGCCCCGGCGCCAGTGCCTTCGGCCAGTTAGGAATCCCCGCAGGGAAGGGCCCGCAATTCGGCCTCTTCGATTCGCTCGTTAACTGGGTGGAGAAGGGAGCGCTGGATGAGGAAGTGGTCGCTAGTAAGTTTGAGCGGCAAGCAGCGAAAGAAGCGCCGAAGGCTGCGCTCACGCGCCCGCTCTGCACTTATCCCAAAGTCGCGAAATACAAAGGCTCGGGCGACAGCAATGACGCTGCGAACTTCGCCTGCGTAGCGCCCTGA
- a CDS encoding ABC-F family ATP-binding cassette domain-containing protein: MPPILNAQSVTKQFGAVPLFRGISFTVEDSDRIGLIGPNGAGKSTLLALLAGQVEADKGELAVRRRARTAYVPQDSQFEPGLTVRDVLENAMAAAHVAETDREGRLRELAGRTGFERLEAEAASLSGGWRKRLAIAEALVSAPDVLLLDEPTNHLDLAGIEWLEELLGAASFAVVTVSHDRYFLESTCTQIIELDRVYAEGLLRVRGNFSKFLEEKQAYLESQNRQMESLRNRVRTEIEWLRRGPKARTTKSKARIDTANAMIDQLAGMQARTAQGSAGIDFAATQRKTKRLVEFEDVACDIGGRRLFSGLNFNLIAGSKVGLVGPNGSGKTTLLRLLRGEIDPVEGHVRRADTLRLVYFSQMREIDTELTLRRALAPEGDSVIHNGRPVHVASWAERFLFRGEQLNQPVKNLSGGERARVLIARLMLQPADVLLLDEPTNDLDIPTLEILEDNLLEFPGALVLVTHDRYLLNTVATTVLGLDGQGHIGQFADFAQWEQWIAEQQEAPAKPQTAAPATASVSSSAGPAKKKLSYLEAREFATIEQRVEESDARLAAARAKLEQPDIAINAAALQQTLAEVAEAEKENEALYARWAELTEKAG, translated from the coding sequence ATGCCGCCAATTCTCAACGCCCAATCCGTTACCAAGCAATTCGGCGCTGTGCCGCTGTTCCGTGGTATTTCGTTCACGGTGGAGGACAGCGACCGTATTGGCCTCATCGGTCCCAATGGCGCGGGCAAGTCAACGCTGCTGGCGCTTCTCGCCGGCCAAGTTGAGGCCGACAAGGGAGAGCTTGCAGTGCGCAGGCGGGCGCGCACCGCGTATGTGCCGCAGGATTCGCAATTCGAACCAGGGCTGACGGTGCGCGATGTGCTGGAGAACGCGATGGCTGCCGCGCACGTGGCGGAGACGGATCGCGAAGGACGCCTGCGGGAGCTGGCCGGCCGCACGGGCTTCGAGCGGCTTGAAGCTGAGGCTGCTTCGCTCTCCGGCGGATGGCGCAAGCGACTGGCTATTGCGGAGGCGCTGGTCAGCGCGCCTGATGTGCTGCTGCTGGATGAGCCGACGAATCATCTCGACCTCGCCGGGATTGAGTGGCTGGAGGAGTTACTCGGCGCCGCTTCATTCGCTGTGGTGACGGTCAGCCACGACCGCTACTTCTTGGAGTCGACCTGCACACAGATCATCGAGCTCGATCGCGTGTACGCGGAAGGCCTGCTGCGCGTGCGCGGTAACTTCAGCAAGTTCCTGGAAGAGAAGCAGGCGTATCTCGAATCGCAGAACCGGCAGATGGAGTCGCTGCGTAATCGAGTGCGCACTGAGATCGAGTGGCTGAGACGTGGGCCGAAGGCGCGGACGACTAAATCGAAGGCGCGGATCGACACGGCTAACGCGATGATCGATCAGCTTGCCGGCATGCAGGCGCGCACCGCGCAGGGTTCAGCGGGAATCGACTTTGCTGCCACACAGCGCAAGACCAAACGCCTGGTCGAGTTTGAAGATGTTGCCTGCGACATTGGCGGACGGCGCCTGTTCAGCGGACTCAATTTCAATCTCATCGCGGGAAGCAAGGTTGGCCTGGTTGGGCCTAACGGCAGCGGAAAGACAACGCTTCTGCGGCTGCTCCGCGGCGAGATTGACCCGGTTGAGGGCCATGTGCGGCGCGCCGACACGTTGAGGCTGGTCTACTTCAGCCAGATGCGCGAAATCGACACGGAACTCACCTTGCGGCGCGCGCTGGCTCCTGAAGGCGATTCCGTGATTCACAACGGCAGGCCGGTGCACGTGGCGAGCTGGGCAGAGCGGTTTCTCTTCCGCGGCGAGCAGTTGAACCAGCCGGTAAAGAACCTTAGCGGCGGCGAGCGTGCACGCGTGCTGATCGCACGGCTAATGCTGCAGCCGGCCGACGTGCTGCTTCTCGACGAACCTACCAACGATCTCGACATCCCCACGCTCGAAATCCTCGAAGACAATTTGCTCGAATTTCCGGGTGCGCTCGTGCTAGTTACGCACGACCGGTACCTGCTCAATACGGTTGCAACAACAGTGCTTGGGCTCGATGGCCAGGGACACATCGGCCAGTTTGCCGACTTTGCGCAGTGGGAGCAGTGGATCGCCGAGCAGCAGGAGGCACCCGCGAAGCCGCAAACCGCGGCGCCGGCCACCGCAAGTGTGTCCAGCTCAGCTGGTCCGGCAAAGAAGAAGCTCTCGTATCTTGAAGCGCGGGAGTTTGCCACGATCGAGCAGCGGGTTGAGGAGTCGGATGCGCGGCTCGCCGCGGCCCGCGCCAAGCTGGAGCAGCCTGACATCGCCATCAATGCCGCAGCGCTGCAGCAGACGCTGGCTGAGGTGGCCGAGGCTGAGAAGGAAAATGAGGCTCTCTACGCCCGCTGGGCCGAGTTGACCGAGAAGGCCGGCTGA